The DNA window AAACtcacaatttcagaagccctgggatctcttcgctatgCTAgacggcttttgggaagattccacAATGGACagcatcgacgaggaatacgatGGGCTCGTTGAACATCTTCATGACTGCATGAGGAAGGCTCAGAGTTTtgaaaccaccaagagacatCTGTCTCTTAAAATTGTtaagctgatacgccagcgtggagcagcaggAGCCGCAGGAAaacaagaactcacgtccgagcttgCAAGGATTTGCAGAGACAGGACAAAGATGACTGCTCtgcggaacccgaagggaacaaccactgaatcgagaaggggaatggagaaaatcatctacgacttctactctgttCTGTTCCACAGCCA is part of the Necator americanus strain Aroian chromosome V, whole genome shotgun sequence genome and encodes:
- a CDS encoding hypothetical protein (NECATOR_CHRV.G19509.T2), which encodes MDSIDEEYDGLVEHLHDCMRKAQSFETTKRHLSLKIVKLIRQRGAAGAAGKQELTSELARICRDRTKMTALRNPKGTTTESRRGMEKIIYDFYSVLFHSHAHFPLLHLREDRHVIPEVLPSEVRHAIMSVRNHTAPGPDRIRPELLKYPPPVLINTLARLFTRYLSECNVWASRQ
- a CDS encoding hypothetical protein (NECATOR_CHRV.G19509.T1) yields the protein MLDGFWEDSTMDSIDEEYDGLVEHLHDCMRKAQSFETTKRHLSLKIVKLIRQRGAAGAAGKQELTSELARICRDRTKMTALRNPKGTTTESRRGMEKIIYDFYSVLFHSHAHFPLLHLREDRHVIPEVLPSEVRHAIMSVRNHTAPGPDRIRPELLKYPPPVLINTLARLFTRYLSECNVWASRQ